In one Arachis duranensis cultivar V14167 chromosome 9, aradu.V14167.gnm2.J7QH, whole genome shotgun sequence genomic region, the following are encoded:
- the LOC107464906 gene encoding uncharacterized protein LOC107464906 codes for MATNDSNRVGLVISTTESIRVFLSGASQDPNLSHHLRHTSADLLSQSELSYEPLRSVWMASDPSTRPELTQLFSGTRFVFSSPKPRQKSEELKSRLKKLQDLAERKAYQELVKDIAPKKEVEEPFSSYKDQLGFGLHVVVTMFTGYLVGYAAFRALFNHSPAMNAAGGILGLVVAMLVETFLFIIRSSNLDASKTRSSQTPKSAFSASSLKKNQ; via the exons ATGGCTACCAATGATTCAAACCGGGTCGGATTAGTAATATCCACCACCGAATCAATTAGGGTTTTCCTCTCTGGAGCCTCTCAAGACCCTAATCTCTCCCACCACCTCCGACACACATCCGCTGATCTTCTCTCCCAATCTGAGCTTTCCTACGAGCCTCTCCGCTCTGTCTGGATGGCCTCTGATCCATCCACCCGACCCGAATTGACCCAACTCTTCTCCGGCACGCGATTCGTCTTCTCTAGCCCGAAGCCCAGGCAGAAG AGTGAAGAATTGAAGTCAAGGCTGAAAAAGTTGCAAGACTTGGCTGAAAGGAAAGCTTATCAAGAGCTAGTGAAGGACATTGCACCAAAGAAGGAAGTTGAGGAACCATTCTCTTCTTACAAGGACCAGTTAGGGTTCG GATTACATGTGGTTGTTACCATGTTTACCGGCTATCTTGTTGGTTATGCTGCATTTAGAGCATTGTTTAATCACAGTCCTGCCATG AATGCTGCTGGAGGAATTCTTGGGTTAGTGGTGGCCATGCTTGTTGAGACTTTCCTTTTCATTATTAGAAGTTCCAATCTGGATGCCAGTAAAACAAGGTCCAGTCAAACACCGAAATCAGCCTTTTCCGCATCCAGTCTCAAGAAAAACCAGTAG